TGTCTTCTGAACAAATGCAGCATCATCGTCTGGCCTAACACCAGCATTACTAACATCGGAAACCGTACGGGAAAGTTCACCATTAAGGGGATTAAATATCTCAATCTGCAGTACATAGATATTGAACAAAGAAATATTCAACAGAAATCCTACTAAAGCCAGTGTTCAACAAACaagggaagaagaaaaaggcTACTCACCACACCATTTTTTCTTGCAACAGCTAATAACGGCAAAAGaggggaaaaaaacaaaatttcagcataaagaaaaaaatcttcTCAATACCTATggttctttaaaaaaaatagaaactcaCGAGGTCGATTTTGCGGTCATTCATGGAAGCGGCAAGCACACATTTGGAAGCATCAGGATCTCCCCATCTCTCCACCACTTTGGCAACTCCTCCTTTCTCTCGAGCTTCGATTACTATTCAATTAATGACAGAATTAGTGTTCAATCTTTCGAATTAATTTATTGAAGTTGGATAAAGATTATATCAATAAAAGAGAAACCTTTGATGAGTCCAAGCGCATCAAAAGTCAAGGCTCGACGTGGAGGACAGCCAGGGCAGTCGACGGTGGTCGTGCAAGGCATTGTTTTCTCCTTGTACAGCTGAGAGACTTTGTGAGAGTCACGGTGACAGAGAAAAACCCTTAAACAGGTTTATgacaatatttttgttttttgggcTTAATACTATTTTTGGTCCTATACTATTGAATTTTTCTCACTTCGaccattttacttttttttttccactttACCTCCTCTATTTTCATTATGTTACTCAAGTTAGGGGAAATCCAATTCGTTTGATTTTGTggaatttccttttctttttcttgaaaataaagcacttcctcttttttttctttattcgtttctcttcttttccataaAAAATGAGTTAATAGTATTGGACATTCCCAAACTATGTccttcattttaaattggtct
The nucleotide sequence above comes from Gossypium raimondii isolate GPD5lz chromosome 13, ASM2569854v1, whole genome shotgun sequence. Encoded proteins:
- the LOC105782409 gene encoding uncharacterized protein LOC105782409; the encoded protein is MPCTTTVDCPGCPPRRALTFDALGLIKVIEAREKGGVAKVVERWGDPDASKCVLAASMNDRKIDLIEIFNPLNGELSRTVSDVSNAGVRPDDDAAFVQKTESGVNPEVMHFAHMSNKRKCKHKNC